A single genomic interval of Mauremys reevesii isolate NIE-2019 linkage group 24, ASM1616193v1, whole genome shotgun sequence harbors:
- the LOC120390559 gene encoding chemokine-like receptor 1: MAALIHNPVLDVTHIIFMVAYSLAFLLGMVGNGWIILITDFQVKKTVTPMWFLNMAIADFIFTSFLPFRVIYTTLGFHWSLGSVMYKLTIIVTSLNMFTRVFLLTVINADHCISMAYPVWSRNHRSPRLASLVILAIWILSLALSLQSCDLWDSMSSSSEWNIISGNLTSVQENLLLRKRRMMARVAIHFLVGFLVPLALIITFYILLAPKLRTSHLTQSRKPLNVHLALILIFYLCWLPYHVFYFLRVSGDALHSVMEKSLDIGILFANGLLYLHSCLTPIVFLSMGQEFMGSRENACNYQNAVHLAGEPAE, from the coding sequence ATGGCAGCACTTATTCATAATCCCGTTCTGGACGTGACTCACATAATCTTCATGGTGGCCTATAGCCTGGCCTTCCTTTTGGGCATGGTGGGAAATGGCTGGATCATCCTCATCACTGACTTCCAGGTGAAGAAGACAGTCACTCCTATGTGGTTCCTTAACATGGCCATTGCTGACTTCATCTTCACCTCCTTCCTACCCTTCAGAGTTATCTATACAACCCTGGGTTTTCATTGGTCCTTGGGCAGCGTGATGTATAAGTTGACCATTATTGTCACCTCGCTCAACATGTTCACTAGGGTTTTCCTCCTCACTGTCATCAACGCCGACCACTGCATCTCCATGGCCTACCCTGTGTGGTCCCGGAACCACAGGTCGCCCCGCCTGGCTTCTTTGGTTATTCTGGCCATATGGATCCTATCCCTTGCATTGAGCTTGCAGTCCTGTGATCTCTGGGATTCCATGAGCTCATCTTCAGAGTGGAACATCATCTCTGGCAATCTGACAAGTGTCCAAGAGAACCTTTTGCTGAGAAAACGAAGGATGATGGCCCGTGTTGCTATCCACTTCCTGGTTGGGTTCCTGGTCCCATTAGCCTTGATCATCACCTTCTACATTCTTCTAGCTCCCAAACTGAGAACAAGCCATCTCACTCAGTCCAGGAAGCCCCTCAATGTCCACCTTGCCTTGATCCTGATCTTCTACCTCTGCTGGCTCCCATATCACGTCTTTTACTTCCTGCGGGTCTCAGGTGATGCACTACATTCAGTGATGGAAAAATCCCTGGACATAGGCATCCTCTTTGCCAATGGCCTGCTCTATTTGCACAGCTGCCTCACTCCCATCGTCTTCCTTTCCATGGGCCAGGAGTTCATGGGCTCCAGGGAAAATGCATGTAACTACCAAAATGCTGTGCACTTGGCAGGAGAGCCGGCTGAATAG